The genomic window TCAAAATCCTTGAATTCTCATCAATGTGTGAAAAGATGAAGGAAATAGATGAGGAGGAAAACAATAATATGATGGAGAATCATGAAAATGACGATGGTGGtgatgctgctgctgctgctgctgatgATGATATAATGGTagaggaagatgatgatgaagaagaagaagatgatgatgatgatgatgatgatgatgatgatgacgatgacGATTTTGCTGATGATGACGAGGAAGAGCATGATGAGTACAtaattaaagaagaagaagacgaagaagagAACGAAGAAGTGTACGAGAAATTTAGTGAAAGTGAACCTCAACATAGTAGAACATGCAAACATTGTAAGTTTCACATCAtaatcaagaaagaaaaaatatacaattttgttGTTTCATTTTTATATGCATTTGTGCATACATGAATCAGCATTTACTTGATGATTTATTTTGGTTCAGGGGACATTGGAAGCAGCACTGCAGATTCAAAACTTGAACATGATGAAATTAATGCTGAAATGTATGTCCAACCAGGAAATCCACACTTCATCGTGAAACTTCTTCGTTACAGACCCAATGAATTGGTATAATTCTTCAAGTAGTtgcaatatttcataatttacAATTGTTACATGTTCCTTCTTTTATGTACTTATGGCATCGCTTTCGGCTTTTGCAGCACATTCCAACGAATATTATTAAGGATTTCTGTCTTTGCTTCACAAAATATATCAACCTTGTATGTTGCGACTGCAAGGTACAATTCTAATCTGACCTTCCATTTTTCGCAATTATGAACTGATGTTCACTTTTATTGTGCTGATAAATCGATATTCGACTTGCATCTATCCATTTTTTAGGATCTTCAAAGCAATGACCTAGAAGACTATCATCATATGCTGCCACAGATGAACCCAAACCATATCGAAAAGAGAGGAAAAGTACGTACATGGACAAACGGCCGATGCGTGGTGAAAGGGTGGGTAGAATTTTGTAAAATGAGCAATATCAGTGAAAATGATACATGCTTGTGTGAAATTGTGTTGCGTGACCACAATGAAGCAATAGAAATGCTAAGGTTGCACGTCGTTAGGAAAGAATGAAGCATGGATGCAACAGTGATGTTAACTTCAAACTTGGTTATCTATAAAACATTACTACTATGAAGTGTTATTTTATAACTTGTTAATAA from Trifolium pratense cultivar HEN17-A07 linkage group LG1, ARS_RC_1.1, whole genome shotgun sequence includes these protein-coding regions:
- the LOC123900902 gene encoding B3 domain-containing protein REM20-like → MTNTAKEFPDFFKVFLTEKHSDRMLIPVAFVKLMHSKRKVIRDFILRDHRGRDWNVKSRRIGIKHYFEDGWKRFREENSLEENDFLFFTHVENNVFKFKILEFSSMCEKMKEIDEEENNNMMENHENDDGGDAAAAAADDDIMVEEDDDEEEEDDDDDDDDDDDDDDDFADDDEEEHDEYIIKEEEDEEENEEVYEKFSESEPQHSRTCKHWDIGSSTADSKLEHDEINAEMYVQPGNPHFIVKLLRYRPNELHIPTNIIKDFCLCFTKYINLVCCDCKDLQSNDLEDYHHMLPQMNPNHIEKRGKVRTWTNGRCVVKGWVEFCKMSNISENDTCLCEIVLRDHNEAIEMLRLHVVRKE